From the Pirellulales bacterium genome, the window TCATCAAGACCCGCATCGCCTTCGAGCAGCTCATCAGCCGCGGCATCGGCGACACGATTCGCGTATCGCTCACCGTGCCCAATCCGCGTAAGCCCGAAGAGATCGCCGCCGGCCGGCAGATTTTGGCCGACATCGCCGCCGGCCGGGTGCGCAGCGTCGTCGATTATGGTCTCTCGACGTTGAACATCATCAGTTGCCCGAGTTGTTCGCGGGTCGAGAACGAAGCCTTCGTCGAGTTGGCGCAGCAGGTGAAGGAGATGACGGCCTACGCACGCGAGCACGCCATCACGATCGCGGTGATGGGTTGCCGGGTGAACGGACCTGGGGAGACCGACGATGCCGACCTGGGGCTGTGGTGCGGGCCGAACCATGTGAACCTCAAACGCCGCAGTGAGCAGATCGGCGCGTTTGCCTACGATGCCATTTTGCCCAGGTTGAAGCAGGAGTTGGATGCGTTGATCGCTGCGCAATGAGGGATGAGGGATAAGGGATGAGGGATAAGGTGTGGCACAGTGAAAACGCGAACTCGATCCATCATCGCCGGCATCCTCGCGTGGAGCACCTTTGGGGCCGTCAATGGGTCCGTGATCGGGGCATCCATTCACCTCCTCGCCGGCCAAGCTAGGCCGTCGTCTCGCGGAATGCTGCTCGGCGCGCTAGGTGGCGGATTGGCCGGAACACTACTGTGGCTTCTCGTTGCCGCCCTCAGAAGTCTGCGCCACCAGCCACCACCCTGAATCCCTGCGCGCCGGGAAACCCTGAACCCAGAACCCTTCTCTGAACGCTATCCCGCCTCATGCATCACCGCCGCCAACTCGGTCAGAATCATAGCGGTGGCGCCCCATATCCGGTGTCGGCCCCATTGGAAATGCGGCACGCTCAACTCGATTCCCCGTTGACGCCGCGTGTGGCTGCCGCGCGCCGCCGGATCGAGCAGCCGGGAAAGGGGTACTTCGAGCAACTCGCTTACCTCGTCGGCGCTGGGACGGAACCGCGGCCGCGCATCAATGGCCGCCACCCAGGGAGTGACCAGATATTCGCTCACGAAGACGTAAATCGGCGACAGCGGGCCGAGCAGCGACACCTCGCTCGCTGGCACACCCAGCTCTTCCGCCAACTCGCGCAAGGCAGCCTGTGCGGTCGTCTCACCCGGCTCGCTGGCCCCGCCCGGCAGGCTGATCTGGCCGGCATGGGCGGTTAACGTCGCCGGACGCACCGTGAGCGGCAGATACCAGTCGCCGGCGTGCGGATAAAGCAGGGCGATCACGGCCGCGTCACGCGCGCGGCAGGTGGGCGGCCCGAAATGCCGGCCGTAACACAGCGACGGTTCCATTTCGCGTTGCACGGCCTTGCCGGGCAGGGGCGGCCTGGTCAACCGGTCTCGAATCGCTTGTAAAAGATCCGCGTTCATTCGCCTCCTGCCAAAAGCAGCATTCCGCTACAGTATACTGCGCGCGG encodes:
- a CDS encoding CoA pyrophosphatase is translated as MNADLLQAIRDRLTRPPLPGKAVQREMEPSLCYGRHFGPPTCRARDAAVIALLYPHAGDWYLPLTVRPATLTAHAGQISLPGGASEPGETTAQAALRELAEELGVPASEVSLLGPLSPIYVFVSEYLVTPWVAAIDARPRFRPSADEVSELLEVPLSRLLDPAARGSHTRRQRGIELSVPHFQWGRHRIWGATAMILTELAAVMHEAG